The DNA segment GATGTTCGTGGTATGCCTTTCTTGCACGTTGACACATGCTTTGAGGTGCCCGCGGAGGGCATCGAAaaggccgccgccagcatcgATCAGTTCTTCGCAAAGATGGAGGGCGAGCCTGGCCCATAGAAAATTCAGCCCGCATGGCAGGGGCAGTGGACGAAGAAAAACGTCTATTGGCGGAAAGGACAGAAAGGCTCGTCCGACGACTGCAAACATCcgacccacccacacacccgcccctctctccaccccgTCGTAGAGAGCGTGCGATGGGCCTTGAGTATGAGTGGTGCCCATAGAATCACAGTGTTCTGTTTGCCTGCGTTTGAGGGTTGGGGACGAGAAAGAGCAAGGCGAATCTAGCGaagcgttgctgctgcttggagaggcacacatacacacgcacacgcacacgggcatcctctctttccttcttcaCAAAAACGAATGCGCTGGTGAAGCATTCTTCGTGTTCGTTTCCAATCTTTACTCTTTCACTGGTGTAGCACAACACGCTCGGTGACATGGTCACCGCAGTCCACATCGCTTGATCGGCATCCATCTCTTGCCGTGATGAAAGACACATGCGCTCTATATATTGTACCTCGTAGGAACAACTTGACGGGGGTGCAGTGCCCCAGTGCAGCATTCAGATGACAGTGGTTTCACCGAGCCTGAGCTAAGTGGTAGTCCGGTAGAGTTGCACTGGAAGGGGCTCCGCCCCTGCACCATCacctaccccctccctcctctccaacTGGAAGGGTGAGCCAGCCGCTCGCTGCAACGAAGCGCCGCTTCACTTCCATATCAAAGACATACTCCCGTCGACCACCGCTTGCGTACGCATCCGTCACCACGGCCACTACAGCACCTCCTTGACCCTCTCCCTTTGCCCTGCTTTGTCTGTCGCATGCTCTTCGTGTCGTTTCGGCGTGTGctcacgtgctgctgccatgGCCGGGTTGCTGTTGTCctgatgcgctgcggcgtaCTTACTGACAACATCATCGATATGTCGATCCGCTCCtgcgggcacacacacaccaaacaCGCTCGCACGGGCACTCTCGAATTCGCCGGCTCTCTTCTTTCGTCGGTTTGTCTGTCTGCCGATGCCCCTTCTGCGTTTTACTTTCTTGTTCGGCTTTGAAGTTCTCTTCTTCGCACCGTCATTACCTTTGCTCCCGTGTACTGcatccccccacccccacccccacccccacccttcgcttcagcctcctccgtccATACGCAAAGTTGGTGGCAACCTCCGCGGTCCTCTGAAGATCTCTAGGTTCTCGCTCAGCTCTGTACACTACCTCTTCGCTTGTTTTTTCCCTACTTACCCCCACACCTACACGCCGGAACAGCATGTCCGCCGGTGGCCGTGAGACCGCGCCGACGAACCTGATTCGTCGCCGCAACAAGGACGAGACAAACGGGGatgtcagcgccgccgccgaccgcTTCCGCGACCGCTTCGAGAAGGCAACCCTCGAGGAGCGCAaggccgccaccacgacgaTGGTCAACGAGTACTACGACCTGGTGACGGACTTCTACGAGTACGGCTGGGGCCAGAACTTCCATTTCGCGCCGCGCTACGCCGGCGAGACCTTCTTCGAGTCCCTCGCGCGCCACGAGTACTTCCTGGCCGCTCGCGGCGGCTTCATGGAGGGCGACCACATCGTCGACGTGggctgcggcgtcggcggtcCGGCGCGCAACATGGTTCGCCTCACGCGCTGCAACGTCATCGGCGTCAACAACAACGATTACCAGATCAGCCGCGCTCGCCGTCATGACGCGCTCGCCGGTATGAGCTCCAAGATCGACTACGTCAAGACCGACTTCTGCAACATGAGCTTAGCCGACAACACCTTCGACGGCGCCTACGCCATCGAGGCCACCTGCCACGCAAAGGACAAGGTCAAGTGCTATAGCGAGGTCTTCCGTGTCATCAAGCCCGGCACCTGCTTTGTCCTGTACGAGTGGTGCATGACCGACAAGTACAACCCCAATGACGAGTACCACCGCACAATCAAGCACCGCATCGAGCTGGGCGACGGCCTGCCGGAGATGGAGACGTGCAAACAGGTGATCGAGTACATGAAGCAGGCCGGCTtcgtggtggaggaggccatAGACGTCATCAGTCAGTTCGAGTCCAGCCCCATCAAGAGTATCCCGTGGTACCAGCCGCTGGTCGGCGACTATTCGTCCCTGCAGGGCCTGCGCTCTACCCCGATTGGCCGCATCCTCACGAACGTCATGTGTCGCGTGCTGGAGTTCGCGCGCCTAGCTCCGAAGGGCACGTACAAGGCGACGGAGGTTTtggaggaggctgcggaAAGCCTGGTGGTGGGCGGTCAGCTCGGCATCTTCACGCCGTCCTTCTACATCCGCGCTCGCAAGCCGTCCAAGCAGGCTTAGGTGTCGAGGTCGCAGAAGGACGACGAACGCGCTGGCTGCTGCCTTTACCTCCGCCATGCCTGCCCGCCAGATGTGTCGTCTTCCACTGGCTGCGTTTCCTTGGCCATGTATGCACAGGGCGCAGGTACGCACGCTTCTGCTGAagtgttttgtttttccgTGGTATGTTGCCCACGCAGCTGATGATGCCAGCCACCCGACCGTGGTATCGGGGTAGAGTGCCCACACTGTAGGACCGCCACGAgcctgcaccgcctgcccTCGGGTACGGCTGCGGACTCCTGGTGCCGGCAGACAAGTctgggctggcgctgtgccaaAGAGACTTGCGGCCATGATGAGGATTGGACCAGCTCACTCCGAGCTGTGCCGACGCTCCGGCAAATATGCGCATCCGtctgctgcttttttttctccgtgTGCTTCGTTGCGGTGATGTCGGGCTTAATCCTGTGCCTagcctgcgctgcatgcaCTGGAACTGCAGGGGACTGAACGACTCCAAGCAGTGTTGGTTGGCCCGGTTCGTGGAGGTCGCCGCAGTGCAAAAGAGGTAGGTGAGCTGCatctgtgtatgcgtataACTGTTGAGCTGCTCGTGGTTCAGCGTGCcgtggagaaaaaaaaaacaaagataTATTGCACTTCGGTACATGCGTCATGCGACTGCGCCCTCACTGAGTAttcctgtctctctctctctgttttttgCTCGTCGAGTTCCGAGGTGTTCCCCCTTCCCTAGCCCCTAGTCGTTGTGCCTGCTGTTGTTCGTTGTACTCTCGCGCATTTTGCGGAcgttctgtgtgtgtgtttgcctgAAGAGAGAAAATGGAACAACGCTATCCATATGTTGGTGAAGGGGAAGAATGAGCTGGGTCGGCGGAGTGGTAATGCTGAGGGGAGCCCACCACTGCTCGATGCCACAAGTGGTAAACGCTTCGAGCACCCTTGGAGCCACTCTGTTTGCCGGACAGGTTTGCCATTAGAGTTGCatcttccctccctttcctccctcctcctcgataacagcgctctctctctctatttctgtctctctgcaTAGCACCCTTTCTCTTATACCTCCCTCTCGCAGAGAGCATAAAAAGAGGGCGACAGCGATGGATTCTCTGGACCGTGGAGGAGAGGCTTGGAACCGAAGTAGAGATAAAGGCATgggtgagagagagtggTGCGAGACATGTGTGGCTTCGTAGTCAGTTGATGCGACAGAGCACGGCCGGCTcacgtgtgtctgtctctctcctctcccttttgTTTGCCCTcactgccgcctcgctctctcccccttcgaCCCAttcttcccttcctccgtTTGATTTGTTTTGTGTCTTTCATGTGACtgaccctctctctcttcctctctttccttttttttttcgagagaaggagggagggtggaagggagagaagtgTGGGGGGAAGGGcatgccccctcctcctctaccACCTgacctctctcccttccatACATCGCTTTTCGGATATGTTTGACTTCTTGTAtgttctctttctctctttccgaTAAGCGAAAGGGAatgccaaaaaaaaaaaacgcctGTTGACACATCTCTCTGTTGTTCATGCGGTTGCGCGCGTCCATGCCCTCGCAGCCTCTGCGAGCACCTgcccctgtgtgtgtgtgtgtgtttctctctgTATATGTTGTTTTGTCGTCTGCCATCTCGTCCACATCAAAGGAGATCGCAGACAAGGGAAAAACTTGGCCTGATGACAAGAAAGAAGCTATTATTTGGGTCACACAACACAGGAAAGCTCTCACAGAACGGGGCCCCCTGTTGAGTTGGAAGTCTGCCCAGATGTCCTGAAACTCCTCCCCGGTTTTTCGTGGGCTACtacagggagagaggagcgctGCGCTTGACTCAATGCCGAATCGGGTGACTCTCACCGCTTTGCTGTCGCAAGCCTCGCTCCCGTGCGTACGGTTGACAAGCAAGGCCTTCCCCTCTTATCCGCCCCTCCCACGCACGCCCTCAATTTGCCAtcaccctctcctctcttctccctgcCCCTTCCCCTGCCCTTTCTCTCACCGTGCCTGTAAACATTCTATTTCTGTACGCCGCACCTTGCTGCCGTGCCACATCTCCCCCACAACCGACATCACCACATATGCAAATATGCATGCGTGCGAGTCTCTTTCCCACGTCTTTGCTTCTGTTTTCCAGCCCTtcctcccacccctccctccaccctcaCCTAAGCATCGTGCCGCGTACACATCTCAACAGTATCACCTTAATCTTGCAGTTACAACGTTCTCCCTCGCTCCGTTTCTGTtagcgcgcgcgcctccgctctctctccctcgtgttgctccccctcctcattCGCCCCAGTTTGCCCTCTTTTCGCTTCCTCAAAAAGGACTCTCTGCGACTCTTTCCTACGGCCGCTCTCTCCGGTCGTTTTCGTTTGtgcgtcttctttttttttgttctgtATTTCTCCCTGGCAACTCCCCCCTCTCTATCTcatctccctcttccttAGGGGGCTGGGGCCGCTCACTTCTGTCCCTCCCCCATTCCATCCCTCTGACGCGCTCTCACTTCCCTCAACAACAGCGTCGGCTTCTGCTCACCTCCTACACTCacctgccgtcgctgctccaCACACAGCCATCTACAAGGTCATTTCGTTCGTCAACCCCACAGCCTCACACCTACACGCCGGAACAGCATGTCCGCCGGTGGCCGTGAGACCGCGCCGACGAACCTGATTCGTCGCCGCAACAAGGACGAGACAAACGGGGatgtcagcgccgccgccgaccgcTTCCGCGACCGCTTCGAGAAGGCAACCCTCGAGGAGCGCAaggccgccaccacgacgaTGGTCAACGAGTACTACGACCTGGTGACGGACTTCTACGAGTACGGCTGGGGCCAGAACTTCCATTTCGCGCCGCGCTACGCCGGCGAGACCTTCTTCGAGTCCCTCGCGCGCCACGAGTACTTCCTGGCCGCTCGCGGCGGCTTCATGGAGGGCGACCACATCGTCGACGTGggctgcggcgtcggcggtcCGGCGCGCAACATGGTTCGCCTCACGCGCTGCAACGTCATCGGCGTCAACAACAACGATTACCAGATCAGCCGCGCTCGCCGTCATGACGCGCTCGCCGGTATGAGCTCCAAGATCGACTACGTCAAGACCGACTTCTGCAACATGAGCTTAGCCGACAACACCTTCGACGGCGCCTACGCCATCGAGGCCACCTGCCACGCAAAGGACAAGGTCAAGTGCTATAGCGAGGTCTTCCGTGTCATCAAGCCCGGCACCTGCTTTGTCCTGTACGAGTGGTGCATGACCGACAAGTACAACCCCAATGACGAGTACCACCGCACAATCAAGCACCGCATCGAGCTGGGCGACGGCCTGCCGGAGATGGAGACGTGCAAACAGGTGATC comes from the Leishmania infantum JPCM5 genome chromosome 36 genome and includes:
- a CDS encoding putative sterol 24-c-methyltransferase, with translation MSAGGRETAPTNLIRRRNKDETNGDVSAAADRFRDRFEKATLEERKAATTTMVNEYYDLVTDFYEYGWGQNFHFAPRYAGETFFESLARHEYFLAARGGFMEGDHIVDVGCGVGGPARNMVRLTRCNVIGVNNNDYQISRARRHDALAGMSSKIDYVKTDFCNMSLADNTFDGAYAIEATCHAKDKVKCYSEVFRVIKPGTCFVLYEWCMTDKYNPNDEYHRTIKHRIELGDGLPEMETCKQVIEYMKQAGFVVEEAIDVISQFESSPIKSIPWYQPLVGDYSSLQGLRSTPIGRILTNVMCRVLEFVRLAPKGTYKATEILEEAAESLVVGGQLGIFTPSFYIRARKPSKQA
- a CDS encoding putative sterol 24-c-methyltransferase, which translates into the protein MSAGGRETAPTNLIRRRNKDETNGDVSAAADRFRDRFEKATLEERKAATTTMVNEYYDLVTDFYEYGWGQNFHFAPRYAGETFFESLARHEYFLAARGGFMEGDHIVDVGCGVGGPARNMVRLTRCNVIGVNNNDYQISRARRHDALAGMSSKIDYVKTDFCNMSLADNTFDGAYAIEATCHAKDKVKCYSEVFRVIKPGTCFVLYEWCMTDKYNPNDEYHRTIKHRIELGDGLPEMETCKQVIEYMKQAGFVVEEAIDVISQFESSPIKSIPWYQPLVGDYSSLQGLRSTPIGRILTNVMCRVLEFARLAPKGTYKATEVLEEAAESLVVGGQLGIFTPSFYIRARKPSKQA